The nucleotide sequence tataaagtccaaagaagaagaagaagcttgaaggagagattactagaaaacaaacttttacccttttatccgcggattaattgtcagagtagaggaccttgtgcatttcaggtaaaataacaacccaatgtttgtatccctggacaaattagctagcaacagaaagctagctagctaaattgccataaatatgTAATGCTTTACGACCTGTaaccaaattaatatagttggttcagagtttgttttgatatttcaacctgcgcgTGCTGACCGTGTCTGGTGTGGaggggacaaaatcaacatgcgcgcggtGGCGCAGCATGTAATAGTTTGTCAACATATTaggctaaacgttctgatctgttgcgtcagccacattgcattaaaaaaatatttttgatgctagtggctgtattcatttgggatctatcgcaatccacaactgtcccagactatgtttggaatatttatttctcgcacagaataagttgacttttgtactatgggggacagtagattgacataggctagtgcttttgctgttcgttaggcctactcatcttgttggctgatgaaaagtaaatgtggacagttcttccattatcttcaatatgcacctcggaattggataaggacgcgagcagttgcatccccgatgtgtgtcttcacttgtagcctgtgagaaagacccgatcacgcgACGgcgagccatgtgagtgagaggcgcTTCTGATtgcgcagcacactcagggagaacggcacaacacagcactcctggccgcaaaaggcatggatttttttagggtgcattacggtcacaggggatgccgctgtgaaattcgaggcattatcgaGTGCTTGTCAAATGGTGAATGAGAGACTTTTGGAGTGTGTACAGCTtgtgcaaaaaacaaagcagagctcatgcctttcaagcaactcaAATCATCCTTAGAGTCTCGTCacatacaatgtattaaaaatcaaaacatatagcccaacatttgtacatcaactaaagttacattaataactctaaagtaagaatatttctttgttaaccgctcaacacagaatatccGCATGTGAGagtactccctcaaatcgtttggggaaaatatttatattttattcagtttTGTTCAATTggattcttcatactataaaataatgccacggaactataagcaaatcttgtctgctaaataaacTAGTGAAGTCCACAGCCCTTTGGAATAGCCACatcataaggacaactcagagtatgctattcttttcttctgaaatagactacatgttcttcatatcatgcttttTTAGACCTTTCTACAATAAATCATGGAtctattgtgaaggtgtaggctattttacatggatttattagacttaaaaaaaaatgccttgtaggctatgtgtggaagccaggagatgctaaatgtgtttatgttaattaacggtcaattaccgtgagaccgacagttatttgtttgacaatcaccggctgacaaaattttgtgaccgccacagccctagcacCGTGTGAGTAACATTGAACACAATTCCAATAGTATACCAACCTGCCACCAGTGGTCATCGTCCCCCTGGGGCTTTTTGGCAGTGACTCCAGTCCTGAACCACAGACTTCCACCGGTGTCCAGAGCCCAGGCCGTGTTGTTCTCTCCCAGGGCTATACAGATGGGCTCCAGACCTTGACTCTCACTTTGGAaggaggaaaaacacacacacaaatacgtgATGATTAGCAAAGAAAGCATAGCCAACATTGCCTGAGTGAGTCCTGAAGACATGCATTAGCTCCCTTTAGCTAACACAGTCTTCTGGTGTGCAGGAGAGGTGGATTTTAACCCAGGTTGGTCATACTAACTTAACTTTCACTGTTACTAGACCTGTATGACACACATCTTCCTTCCTCTTTTCAAAAGAGGTGAAAGAGTCATTGTTGGATTACAATTCATTagaacaaacacatgacaacccGTATGAGTTTCACAAGAAGCAAGCATAGCTAACTCAACTATCACTGTTACTGGGGTCTATGACACACAGAAAAGGTTCTACCTGATTTTGTCATACTTCCACATTTCCCCCTCAGAGCAGTAGCTGCTGAGGCCTTCTCTGTAGAAGACGGCCCTGTGTTCACTGAGGGCCCACACCACCCCGCCCCGTGCTGCGATCTGGGTCATTGGGCACGGGCAGTCCACCTTCACAGCCCGCGCACATGGACGGTCCACACTCAACCCTGCAGGATGGGACCACGACCACAGTCAGGGATTAGTCTGTGAGTTAGTgcatttgttgtgtttttgtgagtgagtgagtgagtgagtgagtgcatgtctGTATGTAAACAGAATGGTAATCATGCCATGTCTaggctatttttattttattttattttatttaacctatatttaactaggcaagtcagttaagaacaaattgttatttacaatgacagcctaccaaaaggcaaaaggcctcatgCGGGGACGggtgctgggattaaaaataaatatatataaatataggacaaaacacacataacgacaagacaacacaacactacataaagagagacctaagacaacaacatagcaaggcagcaacacatgacaacacaggatggtagcaacacaaaatggtagcagcacaaaacatggtacaaacaatatttggcacagacaacagcacaaagggcaagaaggtagagacaacaatacatcacgcatacatcacgcaaagcagccacaactgtcagtaagagtgtccatgattgagtctttgaatgaagagattgagataaaactgtccagtttgagtgtttgttgcagctcattccagtcgctagctgcagcgaactgaaaagacgagcgacccggGGATGTGTGTTCTtgggggacctttaacagaatgtgactggcaaaacgggtgttgtatgtagagGATGAGGTCTGCAGTagatctcagataggggggagtgaggcctaagagggttttataaataagcatcaacgaGTTGGTTTTGctacaggtatacagagatgaccagtttacagagagtatagagtgcagtgatgtgtcctatagggagcattggtggcaaatctgatggccgaatagtaaagaacatctagccataTTATCAGTATAGCAGTTTCCCATTAGTTTCTTAGTTTATCATATCTAATTGAAATTAAATGTGCCACTAGAAATTACAAGCCTGCAGCTACACAATACCCACCAATCCCTAATCTTCAATTTTTTTGATGTCGGTCACCAAAGTGTATATTTATCTCATTGCCACCACCCAATTTCTGTGACAAATCCTGCCCATTTCAGAGGGATTCTCTGAGGCTAGACAGAGGCAGACATACACAGCATGTAATTTCATGAACAGGCCTCTGTGTCTGTTGGCTCTGGATGTGTCAGAACAGCTGCTAGAGTCATGCTTCATGTACAACTGACATCCTTACACAACCAGGGAATTAATATTACTTGTCTTGACCAGCAAGGTTAGCGGTGTTGTTCACAAGCCATCATAATACAAGGGACAGATATTATTTTGTAATGTTTGGGATTTATTCGTCTTCATTATTCTCATCCCAAATATGGCATCTATAGAGCACTATGATTACTTCTAAACTAATTTAGCCAGTGACTGATGATACTATTTATTATGGAGCCTAAACAGCTCCATCTAATGGCCGATTGGTTAATTTCAGGAATTTATTTGCAGGCTTGAGACTGCCAATAAACAGGGTCATGATGTAATATTCTTAATGCCCTGAGGCCACCTGCTGCTGAAACCCTGAAGTCTTGTTTCAAATGGAGGAGTGAACTGAATAGTCCAAATAGCTTACATGAACAAatcttacatttaaaataaagtaaaatggtttgtcacaaaaaaacatattaTAGAAACTTCCTGTGAGCACCTTTTCTATGCAGCaatgaatttgctaaatgtagTGGCAGATCTCTTCATCTCTACTCCATAGCGGAATGAGCAAGGGGGTGTCAGGTAGCACAGCGGTTAGAGAGGCAAGACAGCAAGCGGagggttgcaagttcgaatctcgGTTTCGATTGAAAAAGTCTGTTGGGAGTTGAGCTGGCAACTGAAGGGTTTCTGGTATCAAaccctagatgccattgcctgccgtTGTAACCCCCTGGGCGCCCAGCGTGGTAGCTCCCCGCACCTCTCCAAAaacatgtatgtgtgtctttcgaAGGGCTTGGGTTAAAAGAGGAAGTCAAATTTCAGATGAACCCTGTAATGTGGtttgaccaataaagtgatcttatTCTTAAAGCAGATAGTAAAGAAGAACAAGACTCATGAGTATAGTCACAAACTCCTTCCCTGTGGTTAACTATCTCACCTGTCTGCAGGTAGAGGTCTCCGCTGGTATGGATGATCCAGGCTGTGTCTTCACTAAGCGCCACAAAGGCAGAATCCTCCAGGGCTTTGTACCAGTGCCTCTTGCCTTTGATGGTGACTTTACCACATGCATACGCTGTCATGGTCTTCTGTTCCACCTTCCATAGCAGGGACCCTGGAATGAAATCAGACTTCAATGTAACAGCCATGACAAACCACTAGTATTTACATCCAAAGGAGAAATCTTGGGTAATGAACTTACCAACTCCCAAAAGTACCAACACATTGAATGCTCATCTCAAATAGAGGCAACAATGATGTAGACCAGGTACCACAGTACCTTCTATCTATAACGCATAAGACAGAGTTACTGTGAATAAAAGCGTCTGGTGCTAAATTATCATATTTTAAACATCCTCACCTGAAGGTGACAGTGCCACCTGCTGCACGTTCTCCTCAAACTTCTGCCAGCTCAGCCCCCCATCTGGGAGAGCACTGCAGTACAGGCCTCCTTTAAAGTCCAGGCACCAGATGTATCGGTCAGTCACCACCAAGTTCAGGATGCCACAGCCTGGCCCTGTGTAGCCCATCCAGCTCTCTGCTAACtacagaggagacgagaggagagagggttcaACCAGGGACAGAACTGTTGGTATTGGTGATGAATAACATTCTATGGTGAAAACTATCCAACCATGTAACAACAATCAAATGAGTCAATGCTTCTATTTTGATGTGACACTACTAGTCATATAGTGTCAGAATGAAACTGCATGCAatagcagcagcacacacactgaGGAAGGAAGCCGAAACATCACACATGTTGTGTGTTTTATTACTGTCTTGTCTTGGTCCTGCTGGCCGATGTTGGAGCCCTGGAGGTTGAGAGCGTTGAGGCCGTCTCCAAGGCTGACACTGGAGGCTGAGTACGGGACTCCCTGGGCAGCATAGATGTCCTCTTCGTCACTGGAGGGGCACTGCTCAGGCTCCCGGGAATAACACATCTGATCAGCACAGCTAGGAGGCTCCAGATGCTGCGGGTCGTCCTTGTCCTCAGAGTCATCCGGTCCAATGAGGGGGCTCAGGAAGTCATCCTCCTGCTCCTCAATGGGGCCCTGGTCTTCTGAGGTCTGCATGTAGGCAAAGGTGCACTCCAGTAGAAGGTCTACATCTGGGGTAGGGGCCTCTCCCTGTTTGTTCGTGGCCAAGGGGCCGTTGCCGTTCTCTGGGTAGGACTGACACTCCATGTCCTGGAAAGGCAGGGACGCGGGGCAGGAAGGAGGCTGAGTCCCAGGGGGTTGAGTCTGAGGGTCCTGTCCCTGGCCACCACCCTGGCTCTGAGCTCCAGAGGTATTTAGTTCTGGGGAACCTCCACTGATGGATCCCTCCTGGTCTGGGGATCCACTGCTCCTGCTCTGTAGGTCCAGACTGCTGTACATGAGACTGGTGTGGTCGGAGGCGGATGGGGGCTCACTCATAGGGGTGCTGGCCCCCCCGTCGCTGCCCCCTCCTCCATCCTGACTGCAAATGCTCTCGGACCAGCTGTTGTGCTGCTCACAGATGCGGTTTCCACTTTctgtagagagaaaaagagagagagaacatagcaGAATTTAAGTTTCAACATTAATGTATTGAATCCAGACTCATATGGAAAAGGTAAATTATAAGACAAGCAATGAACTTTTTTAAAGATATTAAAACGCTACTTGGAGCCATTTTGGAACATTTTGTGATCAACCAGAGCAAAGAACACTAGACCTCAAAGTTTTCTTGGCCCTTTGTTGAAAATCAGAGCATTACCAAATTGGTCACTACTGCCACTCACCTTGTCTCCTCCTCTTTGCCTTCTTCTTGACTTTGATGGCCTTGACCACCAGCTCCTGCTGGAAGTCCTCCTGGTTGATGGCACTGTAGCGGCTGGAGGAGAGGTCCGACTGCTccgtggtggtgggggtggagagCATCGTGCCCAGAACGCTATCCCAGGACGTGATGGAGCTGCTGCGGCTACGAGACTCACTGGTGCCCCCTACACTGGCCCCTCTCTGGTGGCTCAGTCGCTCCCCCACCTCAGGCCTCTCCACCAGGGCTACGGCCTCCCCCGCCTCGGGGTTGTCACTCAGCTGGTCCTGCTCTAGCACTTCCTCtacctcttccacctcctcaTGCACCAGCCTCTCCCCGTGCTCTGTGATGATGGCCATGGTCCTGATAGGCTGGGCTGTCTCCACGGAGCCGGTGGGCGGGAGCAGGATGGTGGGAGTGGTCAGGGGAGAGGTCAGACGGAGGGACAACTCAGAAACTGGACGGGAAGAAGGTTAAGAGAATACTTTTCAGGGAATGACTATAGAGATAAAAGAAATTAAAGGACTAAAGAAAGTTATCTGTAGATCGTGATTGTCTCTCTTTCCACCATCTGGTTGGTTTGAACTGTAGTCCAAAGTGGTTTCAATGTATTCAAGCAAACAAAATACAATATGACATCTTACTGTTGGAAGCCAGGCCCTCGGGAGTATTGGAGATGCGAACGATGTCTCGATCTCCTTTCAAGATGAAGATCTCATTTTCAGTGCATGATACAGAGACAATGTCCCCGCAGCTTTCCAGTGCACCGATGATCACCTTGAAAGTCAAAGACAAAATAACATTGACAGATCGACTTCCCGCAAGGGCTCGAACACACCAATAGCGTTTGCCTGCCGAGAGTACTTGCGAACCGAGTGAAAAACGATTTTAAATGTAGAATCGCACGAAAATGTCAGCAGTCAGACGTCAACGGGAGAAATTAAATTACTACATTCTTTGCAGTCTCAACTGATCCacttctaaccacctctcgctaTTACTCTCTCACAAAACATTGTAACAAGCGctaaataaaatacatgtattattaGTTTAGTATCCATTCCTGCCTGAGGACATCTTTACCTGGTTGAGGCAGTCCAACACGTAGACACTGTATTCGTTCCAGCTGAGGACCCAGCCCTCTCTGAGGAAGCAGCTCACCAGGCCCAGCTGCCTCTCCTGGGGCCGATAACCCCCTGTGGGGGCTGGCCTGGGGAACAGCTCAAACTGGGGCACCTGCTGGTTGAACAGAGGCTTCAGGACCCGCGTGTCCTCCACCAGTCCTCGCACGTCCGTCCGCCACAACCTAAGGCCAGGCCTCGCTGCATAGACCAGCAGGCCACTCTGCTTACACAGGCCTGGCTGGAAGCACGCACCAAACTTCCCATTGCTTCGAGGAAAATAATAATGCAAGAGACATATATAAGATATACACATAGCTTCATAGCTTAGATATTTGCACCATCTATTACTCTCTGGTTTAATACATCAGAAAAATCTGAAGATGCTCAGCTgagaaaatgtaaatgtctcaATAAATTGTCTGAAGTGGACATACTTGATTTGTTGCTGACAAGTCACTGATGTAGAAGTTGTGGTACTTTTAATGAATAAGTACAACATGTAGGTTACCTCTTCCTAGGCTTGGTGCCCAGCTGCTGCAGGGCCTGCTCCTGGGTGTAGAAGAGCAAGGATCTCTGATGAGAGGAGATGAGCAAGACTTTCTGACTGTACTCTAGCTGGACTATGGCTGAGGGCTCCTCAAACAGCAGCACTGGGTTACACACACCCTAAGGATATGACCATACAACACAGGTCAAAGCTCCAACCACAATACTGGGTTACATACACCCTGAGTGTATAAGGGTACAACAAATATGTGAGAGAAGATGGTTAGAAAACAAACAGCACATAACTGAAAGAATTAAAGTTGCTATACCTGATCCAAATCAACAGCAGAGTACACAACCTTTCCTTTGTCATCACCAGAGAAAAGCTTCATTCCATTGGCACTCCAGGCCAAAGCAGTGACTGTGCTTTTATGCAAACCGACCACATCGAATCGCCTTAgctacagaaaag is from Salvelinus sp. IW2-2015 linkage group LG9, ASM291031v2, whole genome shotgun sequence and encodes:
- the tecpr2 gene encoding tectonin beta-propeller repeat-containing protein 2 isoform X1, translating into MAAQTPPQSALREFCPLYYLLNAIPAKVQKGFRSVVVYLTALDTNSDYIAVGSSIGMLYLYCRRVCQMNKYNIEGKSEAITTVKLLSCFDDLVAVGTASGRVALFQLVSQLPGRNKQLRRFDVVGLHKSTVTALAWSANGMKLFSGDDKGKVVYSAVDLDQGVCNPVLLFEEPSAIVQLEYSQKVLLISSHQRSLLFYTQEQALQQLGTKPRKSNGKFGACFQPGLCKQSGLLVYAARPGLRLWRTDVRGLVEDTRVLKPLFNQQVPQFELFPRPAPTGGYRPQERQLGLVSCFLREGWVLSWNEYSVYVLDCLNQVIIGALESCGDIVSVSCTENEIFILKGDRDIVRISNTPEGLASNISELSLRLTSPLTTPTILLPPTGSVETAQPIRTMAIITEHGERLVHEEVEEVEEVLEQDQLSDNPEAGEAVALVERPEVGERLSHQRGASVGGTSESRSRSSSITSWDSVLGTMLSTPTTTEQSDLSSSRYSAINQEDFQQELVVKAIKVKKKAKRRRQESGNRICEQHNSWSESICSQDGGGGSDGGASTPMSEPPSASDHTSLMYSSLDLQSRSSGSPDQEGSISGGSPELNTSGAQSQGGGQGQDPQTQPPGTQPPSCPASLPFQDMECQSYPENGNGPLATNKQGEAPTPDVDLLLECTFAYMQTSEDQGPIEEQEDDFLSPLIGPDDSEDKDDPQHLEPPSCADQMCYSREPEQCPSSDEEDIYAAQGVPYSASSVSLGDGLNALNLQGSNIGQQDQDKTLAESWMGYTGPGCGILNLVVTDRYIWCLDFKGGLYCSALPDGGLSWQKFEENVQQVALSPSGSLLWKVEQKTMTAYACGKVTIKGKRHWYKALEDSAFVALSEDTAWIIHTSGDLYLQTGLSVDRPCARAVKVDCPCPMTQIAARGGVVWALSEHRAVFYREGLSSYCSEGEMWKYDKISESQGLEPICIALGENNTAWALDTGGSLWFRTGVTAKKPQGDDDHWWQVSITDYVVFDQGSLFQTLIQATQNVATATKAPVERVAECLRVAFLSQQSQCQPSLVSSNTTGVWIASGRNDFHVAKGSLSGTFWQGVVPRGTVSATKWAFVYSSALLSKEGSFLWLGQSRKDLFCVWDQDGQMHPTTVQLPQDIEMVQLTACRDALWGLDHHGRVHIRTLSTSCPTGMHWNLLDLSQLGQVRLISISCGSQNVWACDGYGMVYFRVGTQPLNPSMMLPAWICIEPPEQPVGVHLIRIHTSPNDRMLWAMDNRGNVHVRTGITDEMPVGTDWEHIPGLQASQLVLSVKTVWVRCPNGEVARRYGITDKNPAGDYWKKIPGLLNWLTVTPMDELWAVSLSGGLSHRLTKTMVHTVVKCHVNTGSLSGEDLEEEWEVI
- the tecpr2 gene encoding tectonin beta-propeller repeat-containing protein 2 isoform X2; the encoded protein is MAAQTPPQSALREFCPLYYLLNAIPAKVQKGFRSVVVYLTALDTNSDYIAVGSSIGMLYLYCRRVCQMNKYNIEGKSEAITTVKLLSCFDDLVAVGTASGRVALFQLVSQLPGRNKQLRRFDVVGLHKSTVTALAWSANGMKLFSGDDKGKVVYSAVDLDQGVCNPVLLFEEPSAIVQLEYSQKVLLISSHQRSLLFYTQEQALQQLGTKPRKSNGKFGACFQPGLCKQSGLLVYAARPGLRLWRTDVRGLVEDTRVLKPLFNQQVPQFELFPRPAPTGGYRPQERQLGLVSCFLREGWVLSWNEYSVYVLDCLNQVIIGALESCGDIVSVSCTENEIFILKGDRDIVRISNTPEGLASNISELSLRLTSPLTTPTILLPPTGSVETAQPIRTMAIITEHGERLVHEEVEEVEEVLEQDQLSDNPEAGEAVALVERPEVGERLSHQRGASVGGTSESRSRSSSITSWDSVLGTMLSTPTTTEQSDLSSSRYSAINQEDFQQELVVKAIKVKKKAKRRRQESGNRICEQHNSWSESICSQDGGGGSDGGASTPMSEPPSASDHTSLMYSSLDLQSRSSGSPDQEGSISGGSPELNTSGAQSQGGGQGQDPQTQPPGTQPPSCPASLPFQDMECQSYPENGNGPLATNKQGEAPTPDVDLLLECTFAYMQTSEDQGPIEEQEDDFLSPLIGPDDSEDKDDPQHLEPPSCADQMCYSREPEQCPSSDEEDIYAAQGVPYSASSVSLGDGLNALNLQGSNIGQQDQDKTLAESWMGYTGPGCGILNLVVTDRYIWCLDFKGGLYCSALPDGGLSWQKFEENVQQVALSPSGSLLWKVEQKTMTAYACGKVTIKGKRHWYKALEDSAFVALSEDTAWIIHTSGDLYLQTGLSVDRPCARAVKVDCPCPMTQIAARGGVVWALSEHRAVFYREGLSSYCSEGEMWKYDKISESQGLEPICIALGENNTAWALDTGGSLWFRTGVTAKKPQGDDDHWWQVSITDYVVFDQGSLFQTLIQATQNVATATKAPVERVAECLRVAFLSQQSQCQPSLVSSNTTGVWIASGRNDFHVAKGSLSGTFWQGVVPRGTVSATKWAFVYSSALLSKEGSFLWLGQSRKDLFCVWDQDGQMHPTTVQLPQDIEMVQLTACRDALWGLDHHGRVHIRTLSTSCPTGMHWNLLDLSQLGQVRLISISCGSQNVWACDGYGMVYFRVGTQPLNPSMMLPAWICIEPPEQGL
- the tecpr2 gene encoding tectonin beta-propeller repeat-containing protein 2 isoform X3, yielding MAAQTPPQSALREFCPLYYLLNAIPAKVQKGFRSVVVYLTALDTNSDYIAVGSSIGMLYLYCRRVCQMNKYNIEGKSEAITTVKLLSCFDDLVAVGTASGRVALFQLVSQLPGRNKQLRRFDVVGLHKSTVTALAWSANGMKLFSGDDKGKVVYSAVDLDQGVCNPVLLFEEPSAIVQLEYSQKVLLISSHQRSLLFYTQEQALQQLGTKPRKSNGKFGACFQPGLCKQSGLLVYAARPGLRLWRTDVRGLVEDTRVLKPLFNQQVPQFELFPRPAPTGGYRPQERQLGLVSCFLREGWVLSWNEYSVYVLDCLNQVIIGALESCGDIVSVSCTENEIFILKGDRDIVRISNTPEGLASNISELSLRLTSPLTTPTILLPPTGSVETAQPIRTMAIITEHGERLVHEEVEEVEEVLEQDQLSDNPEAGEAVALVERPEVGERLSHQRGASVGGTSESRSRSSSITSWDSVLGTMLSTPTTTEQSDLSSSRYSAINQEDFQQELVVKAIKVKKKAKRRRQESGNRICEQHNSWSESICSQDGGGGSDGGASTPMSEPPSASDHTSLMYSSLDLQSRSSGSPDQEGSISGGSPELNTSGAQSQGGGQGQDPQTQPPGTQPPSCPASLPFQDMECQSYPENGNGPLATNKQGEAPTPDVDLLLECTFAYMQTSEDQGPIEEQEDDFLSPLIGPDDSEDKDDPQHLEPPSCADQMCYSREPEQCPSSDEEDIYAAQGVPYSASSVSLGDGLNALNLQGSNIGQQDQDKTLAESWMGYTGPGCGILNLVVTDRYIWCLDFKGGLYCSALPDGGLSWQKFEENVQQVALSPSGSLLWKVEQKTMTAYACGKVTIKGKRHWYKALEDSAFVALSEDTAWIIHTSGDLYLQTGLSVDRPCARAVKVDCPCPMTQIAARGGVVWALSEHRAVFYREGLSSYCSEGEMWKYDKISESQGLEPICIALGENNTAWALDTGGSLWFRTGVTAKKPQGDDDHWWQVSITDYVVFDQGSLFQTLIQATQNVATATKAPVERVAECLRVAFLSQQSQCQPSLVSSNTTGVWIASGRNDFHVAKGSLSGTFWQGVVPRGTVSATKWAFVYSSALLSKEGSFLWLGQSRKDLFCVWDQDGQMHPTTVQLPQDIEMVQLTACRDALWGLDHHGRVHIRTLSTSCPTGMHWNLLDLSQLGQ